From Pseudomonas hefeiensis, one genomic window encodes:
- a CDS encoding ABC transporter substrate-binding protein, with the protein MNPTHQAAALLAASNPFARSYDNLHIERLLLITYEDDCPPCFRPVHDSQAHLPDNELQLFACLFNDDFALISEGHSIPDNLDERCQSSGLVRQVIYAVMGEMLNERHHLGDLYSLEEAQAMVHHLSFETGHYSRAWEISTAHLPEEAMLYLEEWVSHFVPRQTGLLFELFTLPDCCGIGCKLIGTPWTDENLLNIEGNRYSSLRQEQLDAGTPETLVNVLYLAALADVRLLIFDPDAAVLDGLAIFDE; encoded by the coding sequence ATGAACCCCACACACCAAGCTGCAGCCCTGCTGGCGGCCTCAAACCCATTTGCTCGCAGTTACGACAACCTTCATATCGAACGGCTGCTACTGATCACCTACGAAGACGACTGCCCTCCCTGCTTTCGACCCGTGCACGACTCACAAGCCCATCTGCCCGACAATGAGCTACAACTGTTCGCCTGCCTGTTCAATGACGATTTCGCCTTGATCAGCGAAGGCCACTCCATTCCGGATAATTTGGATGAACGCTGTCAGTCCAGCGGGCTAGTGCGCCAAGTGATCTACGCTGTGATGGGCGAAATGCTCAACGAGCGGCATCACCTCGGTGATCTGTACTCCCTGGAAGAGGCCCAAGCCATGGTCCATCACTTGAGCTTCGAAACAGGACACTACAGTCGAGCCTGGGAAATCAGTACCGCGCACCTTCCCGAAGAAGCGATGCTTTATCTGGAGGAGTGGGTCAGTCACTTCGTTCCGAGGCAAACCGGCCTCTTGTTCGAGCTTTTTACGCTGCCAGATTGCTGCGGTATCGGTTGCAAACTGATCGGCACGCCATGGACGGACGAGAACTTGCTGAACATTGAGGGCAATCGTTATTCGAGCTTGAGACAAGAACAACTCGACGCAGGCACACCGGAAACCTTGGTCAACGTACTGTATTTGGCGGCATTGGCGGATGTGCGATTGTTGATCTTCGACCCCGACGCTGCCGTCTTGGATGGGCTCGCCATTTTCGATGAATAG
- a CDS encoding PilL N-terminal domain-containing protein: MERFFTPVCLLGLLSACTAQLPNPLPTHPAIDSDSNRAQLSREPIEGSHPAELRYGRYTLVSTEPTTEQRDLLAQIIDVSIPSSLNPSVQDALQYVLQRSGYALCPVTASVRVLFTRPMPAAHYRLGPISLRRALQVLAGPAWQLTTDEVSRSVCFEQQKTEAGVALITPVSPHQLEARP, translated from the coding sequence ATGGAGCGTTTTTTCACGCCTGTCTGCCTGCTCGGTTTGCTGAGCGCCTGCACCGCGCAACTCCCCAACCCATTGCCGACCCATCCAGCGATCGACAGCGACTCCAATCGGGCCCAGCTCTCGAGGGAGCCAATCGAAGGAAGCCATCCGGCAGAGCTTCGTTATGGCCGCTACACGCTGGTCAGCACCGAGCCCACCACGGAACAACGCGATCTTCTTGCCCAAATCATTGACGTGAGCATCCCGTCCAGCCTGAACCCTTCAGTGCAGGATGCGTTGCAGTACGTATTGCAGCGCTCGGGCTATGCGCTCTGCCCCGTTACCGCGTCGGTGAGGGTGCTGTTTACTCGGCCCATGCCCGCGGCCCATTACCGGCTCGGCCCGATCTCTTTGCGCCGCGCGCTCCAAGTGCTCGCTGGCCCCGCCTGGCAACTCACGACCGACGAAGTCAGCCGTTCAGTCTGCTTCGAACAGCAGAAAACGGAGGCCGGCGTCGCGTTGATCACACCCGTCTCGCCCCATCAGTTGGAGGCACGCCCATGA